A single window of Oreochromis aureus strain Israel breed Guangdong linkage group 5, ZZ_aureus, whole genome shotgun sequence DNA harbors:
- the cpne1 gene encoding copine-1 isoform X2 — MADCVSKVELSVSCANLLDKDVGSKSDPLCVLLESTGGDKWAELGRTERLKNNSSPSFSQRLRLDYHFEKVQNLKLGVYDIDNSSSDLGDDDYLGGVEITLGQIVSSKTVTRPLQLKKGKPAGKGTITITAEEIKDNRAIELEWEAKNLDKKDTFGKSDPFLEFFRQGDDGKWQLVHRTEVVKNNLNPTWKKFTIPLQTFCYSDLERPLKVDCSDYDSDGSHDLIGSFTTKVSDMQKAAHGSPVQFDCIHPEKQKKKKSYKNSGVVSVKSCKLITQYTFLDYVMGGCQINFTVGIDFTGSNGDPRSPNSLHYMSPDGLNQYLSALWSVGQVIQDYDTDKLFPAFGFGAKLPPDYQAAHHEFALNFNPTNPYCQGIQGIVEAYRMVLPQLRLSGPTNFSPIINHVASIAASAAQANAAAQYFVLLILTDGEITDFDQTRDAIVRASRLPMSIIIVGVGPADFKAMELLDGDDGVLRSTVGESVARDIVQFVPYRQFADAPQAALAQAVLAEVPNQVVSYFKMRGLEPPKSQAAAKS; from the exons ATGGCAGACTGTGTCAGCAAGGTGGAGCTGAGTGTCTCCTGTGCTAACCTGCTGGATAAAGATGTGGGGTCAAAGtctgatcctctgtgtgtcctgCTGGAGAGCACTGGAGGAGATAAGTGGGCTGAG CTGGGCCGCACTGAGCGTCTGAAGAACAACTCCAGCCCGTCCTTCAGTCAGCGTCTCCGACTGGATTATCACTTCGAGAAAGTTCAGAACCTGAAGCTGGGTGTCTACGACATCGACAACTCCAGCTCTGACCTTGGTGATGATGACTACCTGGGAGGGGTGGAGATCACACTTGGGCAG atagTTTCCAGCAAAACTGTGACCAGACCTCTACAGCTGAAGAAGGGCAAACCTGCAGGGAAGGGAACCATTACT aTCACAGCAGAGGAGATAAAGGACAACAGAGCCATTGAGTTGGAGTGGGAGGCTAAAAACCTTGACAAGAAG GATACGTTTGGGAAGTCTGATCCATTCCTGGAGTTTTTCAGACAGGGAGATGATGGAAAATGGCAGCTGGTCCACAGGACAGAg gTTGTGAAGAACAATCTGAATCCAACCTGGAAGAAGTTCACCATCCCTCTGCAGACTTTCTGCTACAGCGACCTTGAAAGACCTCTGAAG GTGGATTGTTCTGATTACGACAGCGATGGATCTCATGATCTGATTGGTTCTTTCACCACTAAAGTCTCCGATATGCAGAAAGCAGCACACGGCTCACCG GTGCAATTTGACTGCATCCATCCcgagaaacagaagaagaagaagagctacAAGAACTCTGGAGTTGTCTCTGTCAAGAGCTGCAAG ctgaTCACTCAGTACACTTTCCTGGACTATGTGATGGGCGGCTGCCAGATCAACTTCACC GTTGGGATCGACTTCACTGGCTCTAATGGTGATCCTCGCTCACCCAACTCTCTCCACTATATGAGTCCAGATGGGCTGAACCAGTACCTGTCTGCTCTGTGGTCTGTGGGCCAGGTCATCCAGGACTATGACAC cGATAAACTGTTCCCAGCGTTTGGTTTTGGAGCCAAATTACCTCCAGACTACCAG GCAGCACACCACGAATTCGCGCTGAATTTCAACCCAACTAACCCTTACTGccaag GCATCCAGGGGATTGTTGAAGCCTACAGGATGGTTTTGCCTCAGCTCAGGCTCTCTGGACCAACAAACTTCTCCCCCATCATCAACCACGTTGCCTCCATTGCTGCCAGTGCCGCACAGGCTAATGCTGCCGCT CAATACTTTGTCCTGCTTATCCTCACTGATGGTGAGATCACTGACTTTGACCAGACGAGGGATGCCATCGTTCGGGCATCAAGACTCCCCATGTCAATCATTATTGTGGGGGTAGGACCAGCTGACTTTAAGGCCATGGAGCTTCTGGACGGAGATGACGGTGTGCTTAGGTCAACAGTTGGAGAATCAGTCGCCAGAGACATTGTCCAGTTCGTGCCGTACAGACAGTTTGCAGAT
- the cpne1 gene encoding copine-1 isoform X1 codes for MAVVIRLQGLPIVAGTMDIRHFFSGLTIPDGGVHIVGGEHGEAFIVFATDEDARLGMMRTGGSIKGSKVSLLLSSKTEMQNMIELSRRRFEAGAGAVEIAAPTAGNASRQASAAPIPTVQSGAGGRSGSHGSQGFGNTPTAVTAASSSQEPPNNKAATSLASVVPSFPNSYSSAPTITTALASLNAGPPPIPPLPSMPSMPPMPTLPTIPVPPPVSSLPPVPTVSPLSQGPPVPPMSHLPHMSSLPPFNPSLPPPAGLGSGLPLGTPNHMLFNPLSPLASLGLQAHMKAAAAVATGGGAGNPDELFVLLQNLPFSCSEVEVRDFFRGLGVDAVRPMRDGQGRPTGRAMVKFFSPQDSFEAVKRGGGMMGQRFIEITPGSERQWASLNDGLAGHAPHNSGKSNSSNESQDLQHRRGNVEAGGRDQRARSRSPHRQEFCVYLKGLPYEADKKQIKEFFKNLDIVEDSIYIAYGPNGRATGEGFLEFKSEQDYKGALGAHMQYMGSRFIQVHPISRKGMLEKIDAIRKREAAQGDGKNQDGLKTPRNCAHITNIPYNISKKDVRAFLEGVGIYEDTLKVLTDSHGNGLGQAIFQLRTEEDARKAERLHRQKLNGRDAFVHLVTFDQMKEIERNPPPQNKRGQRIQNQQNQNHHQQAQTNPQQPQINPFAGISGEEFNFLRNTMGNLNSPPFVTPFSAPGNGLAGPPPLPPLAAGLGDVNLGVAPPLVAGLPGAPILEPPGFRSGAAGGGPFSQDGLRGLVPFDNANRKGGGGGQNRGGGANNNQGRPGGGAASGQPVFTPVAEGLRNQPAPGGSNNPSSQRGAAGPTIVKLQNMPFTVTVDEIMDFFYGYQVLPGSVCLQFNEKGLPTGEAMVAFQSHEEATAAVMDLNDRPIGARKVKISLG; via the coding sequence ATGGCGGTAGTCATCAGACTGCAGGGTCTGCCCATAGTGGCTGGCACCATGGACATCAGGCACTTCTTCTCTGGCCTCACCATTCCTGATGGGGGAGTGCACATCGTGGGGGGTGAACATGGTGAGGCTTTCATCGTCTTCGCCACCGATGAGGACGCACGGCTGGGCATGATGCGAACAGGTGGGTCCATTAAGGGCTCCAAAGTGTCGCTGTTGCTTAGCAGCAAGACAGAAATGCAGAATATGATTGAACTCAGTCGCCGCAGATTTGAGGCTGGGGCAGGGGCTGTGGAGATTGCTGCACCTACAGCAGGAAATGCCAGTCGTCAAGCAAGTGCTGCCCCTATACCCACAGTACAGTCTGGTGCAGGGGGGAGAAGCGGTAGCCATGGAAGTCAGGGTTTTGGTAACACCCCGACTGCAGTGACGGCAGCAAGCTCATCTCAGGAGCCACCAAATAACAAGGCTGCAACCAGCTTGGCCAGCGTGGTGCCCAGCTTCCCCAACAGCTACAGTTCTGCTCCCACAATCACCACAGCACTGGCATCTCTTAATGCAGGACCCCCACCCATCCCTCCACTTCCCAGCATGCCTTCCATGCCTCCTATGCCCACACTCCCTACTATACCAGTTCCTCCTCCAGTCTCCTCCCTTCCTCCTGTTCCTACTGTTTCCCCACTGTCCCAAGGACCTCCAGTGCCTCCTATGTCACACCTTCCGCACATGTCCTCCCTACCTCCCTTTAACCCTTCCCTACCTCCCCCAGCTGGACTAGGCTCCGGCCTTCCTCTTGGGACACCCAACCATATGTTGTTTAACCCTCTTTCTCCTCTGGCTTCACTTGGCCTTCAAGCCCACATGAAGGCGGCTGCTGCCGTAGCCACTGGGGGAGGAGCTGGCAATCCTGATGAGTTGTTTGTTCTGCTGCAAAACCTCCCATTTTCGTGCTCAGAGGTAGAAGTCAGGGATTTTTTTCGGGGTCTGGGGGTTGATGCCGTTCGCCCGATGAGGGATGGACAGGGTCGGCCAACTGGTAGGGCTATGGTCAAGTTCTTCTCACCCCAGGACAGCTTTGAAGCAGTGAAGCGTGGAGGTGGCATGATGGGCCAAAGATTCATTGAGATCACCCCAGGCTCTGAGCGTCAGTGGGCCAGCCTCAATGATGGGTTGGCAGGCCATGCTCCTCACAACAGCGGCAAATCAAATAGCAGTAATGAGTCACAAGATCTGCAGCACCGCCGTGGTAATGTAGAGGCAGGAGGCAGAGATCAACGAGCAAGGTCACGATCTCCCCACCGACAGGAGTTCTGTGTGTACCTAAAGGGCCTTCCTTATGAGGCAGACAAAAAACAGATTAAGGAGTTCTTTAAGAATTTGGACATTGTAGAAGACAGTATCTACATTGCCTATGGCCCCAATGGACGAGCCACAGGAGAGGGCTTTCTTGAATTCAAATCAGAACAGGACTACAAGGGAGCTCTAGGTGCTCACATGCAGTATATGGGCAGCCGCTTTATTCAGGTTCACCCAATCAGCCGTAAGGGAATGCTGGAAAAGATTGATGCCATTCGCAAGCGTGAAGCAGcacagggtgatggcaagaaccAGGATGGCTTAAAAACGCCCAGAAATTGCGCCCACATTACCAACATACCTTACAACATCTCCAAGAAGGATGTTCGAGCCTTTCTGGAGGGTGTGGGCATCTATGAGGACACCCTCAAGGTACTGACAGATAGCCATGGCAACGGTTTAGGACAAGCCATCTTCCAACTGCGAACTGAGGAAGATGCTCGCAAAGCTGAAAGACTGCACCGTCAAAAGCTCAATGGACGGGATGCCTTTGTCCATCTTGTGACCTTTGATCAGATGAAAGAAATTGAAAGAAATCCTCCACCCCAAAATAAGAGGGGCCAACGCATccagaaccagcagaaccaaaACCACCACCAACAAGCCCAAACAAATCCCCAGCAACCCCAGATCAATCCTTTTGCTGGGATTAGTGGTGAGGAGTTTAACTTTCTCAGAAACACTATGGGGAACCTCAACAGCCCCCCATTTGTGACTCCATTTTCAGCTCCAGGAAATGGGCTAGCAggccctcctcctctcccaccACTGGCTGCGGGATTGGGAGATGTTAATTTGGGCGTGGCTCCCCCACTAGTTGCAGGCCTTCCTGGAGCGCCAATCTTGGAGCCACCTGGCTTTCGTAGTGGAGCTGCAGGAGGGGGTCCATTCAGCCAGGATGGGCTGAGAGGTTTGGTACCCTTTGACAATGCCAACAGaaaaggaggtggaggaggacagaACCGAGGGGGAGGGGCCAACAACAACCAGGGGCGGCCAGGTGGTGGAGCGGCGAGTGGACAGCCAGTGTTCACTCCAGTGGCAGAAGGTCTCCGCAACCAGCCAGCCCCTGGAGGATCCAATAATCCCAGCAGTCAGCGTGGCGCTGCTGGCCCAACAATTGTAAAGCTGCAGAACATGCCATTCACTGTGACAGTGGACGAAATCATGGATTTCTTTTACGGTTATCAGGTGCTGCCTGGCTCAGTCTGCTTACAGTTTAATGAGAAAGGCCTGCCAACTGGAGAGGCCATGGTGGCCTTTCAGAGCCACGAGGAGGCCACTGCTGCAGTTATGGACCTCAATGATCGACCTATTGGAGCACGCAAGGTCAAGATAAGCCTTGGTTAA